The candidate division TA06 bacterium B3_TA06 genome includes a window with the following:
- a CDS encoding 30S ribosomal protein S16, giving the protein MVKIRLKRFGAKKDPHYRVVVTDVRKARDGAYIESLGNYDPRGAQAFSIEEARLDYWLDHGAKMTPRVKALLRRLRREQQAPEVSATAEETSEQPETEPAAEEKAEKKTEPLEVEETEQTKPDVADREGGSDEGTA; this is encoded by the coding sequence TTGGTAAAGATTCGTTTGAAGCGATTTGGAGCAAAGAAGGATCCTCATTACCGTGTTGTTGTAACCGACGTTCGTAAAGCGCGCGACGGCGCTTACATTGAGTCGCTCGGAAACTACGATCCCCGTGGTGCCCAGGCGTTTAGCATCGAGGAGGCAAGGCTTGACTACTGGCTCGATCATGGAGCCAAGATGACTCCTCGAGTTAAGGCGCTGCTAAGACGCCTTCGTCGTGAGCAGCAAGCTCCTGAGGTTAGTGCCACGGCGGAAGAAACATCCGAGCAGCCCGAAACCGAACCTGCAGCAGAAGAGAAAGCTGAAAAGAAGACAGAACCCCTCGAAGTCGAGGAGACAGAACAGACTAAACCTGATGTAGCAGACAGAGAAGGAGGCAGCGATGAAGGAACTGCTTGA
- a CDS encoding RNA-binding protein, which yields MKELLEYVVKALVDNPDNVQIQEIAGERTIIYELRVGEGDLGKVIGKEGRMAKAIRTILTAASMKKGKRAQLEIIE from the coding sequence ATGAAGGAACTGCTTGAGTACGTGGTAAAAGCCCTGGTCGATAACCCTGACAACGTTCAGATCCAAGAGATAGCCGGCGAGAGGACCATTATTTATGAGCTTAGAGTCGGCGAAGGTGATCTGGGCAAGGTGATTGGCAAGGAAGGCCGGATGGCGAAGGCGATCCGGACAATCTTGACCGCAGCTTCGATGAAGAAGGGCAAACGAGCCCAGCTAGAGATTATCGAGTAG